Below is a genomic region from Desulfonatronum thiosulfatophilum.
GAACACGGCCGAACGGGGTACATTCTGGACGACGACCCGCGCGATGCGATCCACTGGTGCAGGACAGCGGCCGTTCACCCTGCCGAGGTCGTCGAGAGCGTCTCCGGCTGGACCGCGGCCCGGGAGACGAAGGCCTTCGCGGCGTTGATGGAAGAATGTCTACCGTAAGCGCAGGGTATTCCAGTAGTACCTGAGCCTCGGCTTCCACAGGTCGCGCAGCGGGCCTCGCTCGTCCTGGAGTCCGTCGCCCTGCAGGCGATAGATCAGCCCGCCGGGATTGCGCCAACCCCGGTTCAGGGCCCCGCCGATGCGCATGCAATACGGGTAGAACCGTTTCGTGACCCGCGCAACCGACGGATTCACTCGGCCCAGGGGAAAGACAAAGGTTTGGGGAAACGTTTCGAGGTGTTCGGCAATTTTTCGCCCGGCGCCGTGAATTTCGCGCTCCAGGTCAATGCCGGAGCGCGTCAGGTCCACATGCCCGGCGGAGTGGCAGGCCACCTCGACCACGCCGCCGGCCTGCATTTCCCGCAACTCCTTCCAGGTGCAGAAACAGGCCGTATCCTGAAAGTGCGCGCCCTCCCTGCCGTTGCGGGACGACGTGCCCAGGCGCTGCTCCATGGGAACGGCGGTATCCTCCAGAATGAAGTTCGTGGATACCGCGACCATCGCCCTGAGGCCCATCTCCCGCAGCATGGGATAAACGAAATGAAAGAAACCAACATGGGCGTCGTCAAAGGTCAGGCAGGCGCTCAATTCGCCGCTGGTCAGGGGATCGCCGGGCAGGACAACGGGATGGTTGCGCCGGACGTACTCCAGGTGGGCGCGCAGAACTTCCGGGTCATTGGCATACTTGCCGCCTCCGTGGACCACGTCATGGTACATCAGGACGGCGAGCACGGCGTTGATTGGCCTCGTAGAGTTTCAGGTACTTGTAGAAAGCGGTGTGGGCGTTGTAGGCGGAAATGAGCAATCCCTCGTAGCCGTGGAACATGCCCCGCTTGAGGATGTAGGATTTCAGGAAGGCAAAGGCGCCGTGGAGCACGGCCTTGGTCGGACTGGAGGATTTGCGGCCCGCATGCTGGAGCGCGAACTGATCGGAGTAGCGCTGCATCTTGGCCAGAAAATCCGCAACGCAGGCATAGGAGTAATGGCGCACCGGGTGGTGCAGGCGAATCTCCCGCAGGCCCGTGGTGATCACGCCCTCGTGCACGGCGGCGTCCGTGAACCGGGTTCGTCCCCGATGAAAGAGCCGGACATGCCGGTCCGGGTGCCAGCCGCAGCAGGTGATGCGCCTGCCGTTGAAGTAGTTCTCCATGGGAAAGGAATAGACGCAGGACGGATCAAGCGGCTGGGCCGCGATTTCGGCTGCCAGTTCAGGAGTCAGGATTTCATCGCTGTCGATGGAGAGAATCCAGTCATGGACGGCCAGTTCCGCGGCCCGGTTGTGCAGCGGCCCGAAACCGGTGAAGGGTTCCTGAAACACCCGCGCATTCGCAAAGCCGGCGGCAATGGCAAGGGTGGCGTCGGTGGAGCCGTTGTCCAGAAGGACGATATCCGGAAAGGCTGACAGGGCCTGAAGGCATTCCGTCAGGAGTCGTTCAGCGTCCCTGGTGAGGATGGTGACGCTGATGTTGGGCGAAAGATGTTTGGTCATGTTGGATGAAGGATCATGCTGCGGCCGAACGAACAAAAAAATATCGATATACTGCGATACATTAAAATGCACAATCAAGTTTATGCGCCGAATTCTTCCCTGCCGGCCTTGCCGGAACATTTGCGCAAGCTGGAACGGATCTGGGTGGATAAGTCGGTCCTGCATACTGCCATGACTCAGCGGGTTCTTGCCGGAGTCGGTCATCTGCCCGTGGAGATAGTCGATCAGGAACAACGGCCAAAGGACTACGATCACGAGCTGGGCATATTGTACCTGAAGCACTACAAAGGTCGGTTTCTGCGCTCCTGTCCAGGAACAAGCCATTATCATTGTTGCGGCTACCGGATCGTGCATATCGGCGAGAATTGTCCCTTGTCCTGTTCCTACTGTATTCTCCAGGCCTATTTTCAGGATCGAGTGCTCAAGGTGTGGGCCAACCAGGAGGATCTTTTCGGGGAACTGGAGCGGGCTTTTGGCGAGCATCCGCAACGTCGCTTGCGACTGGGCACCGGGGAATTCACGGATTCGCTGACTCTGGAGCCGCTGACCGGCTACAGCCGGGATCTGGTCGCCTTCCTGAGCGACTATCCGCAGGTCTGCCTGGAACTGAAGTCCAAGGTGGTAAACCTGAGCTGGATGGATCAGGCACGACGACCCGACCGCGTTCTACCGGCGTGGTCCATGAACGCCCCCCACATCCAGGCTGGGGAGGAACGCGGCAGCGCAACTCTGGAGGAGCGGCTTCAGGCTGCGAGGTACTGCGCCCGGTCCGGGTTTCGGGTCTGTCTGCATTTTGATCCGGTGATTCCGTGCAACGACTGGGAACAAGGCTATGCCCGGACCGTGGAGATGATCGCTGATTATCTGCGTCCGGAGCAGGTGGCCTATATCAGTCTGGGCTCTTTGCGATTCATGCCGGAACTGAAGAGCCGGATCATGACCAATCATCCCAGTTCCAACTATATCTACGCCGAATTCATCACCGGACTGGACGGCAAGCAGCGCCTGCTGCGACCGCTTCGCGTCCGCCAACTGCGCCATGTGGCCCACATGTTGCGCCGGGCCGGTTTTGAAGGGCTGTATCTGTGCATGGAATCCGACGAGGTCTGGCAGGATGTGCTTGAATGTACACCCAGGAAACTCGGAGGACTGGCTCGCTATCTCATGGCTCGCGTGTTCGGTGCAGAATTCTCAGCTGTCACGGAATGAGATGAAATCACGAGTCGGTCGCTAACTGCCGCGACGGCTGTAGCTGTGGTCTTTGAACCACTGTTCCAGACTCGTGCAGTGGATGCATGCGCCGCGTTTCTGAAAGAGACGGATCATGGCCATGCCGGCGACAAAACCGCCGATATGCGCCCACCAAGCAATGCCCTGGGCCCCTTCATGCTGAATCGCGGCGGTGACGCCGGATATGACTTGGATCAGAATCCAGATTCCCAGAAAGACCACTGCCGGCACCTCGAAAAAATACGGGATGAAAAAAATGGGAATGAACGCCACGACCCGGGCATGGGGATACAGCAGCAGGTACGCGCCCATGATGCCGGCGATGGCTCCGGAGGCGCCGATGACCGGAATGGTTGAATTCAGGTTGAAGAGAAGGTGGAACAGGACCGCTCCGAGCCCGCACAACAGATAGAAAATGAGGAAGCGCACCGTGCCCATCACGTCTTCCACATTGTCGCCGAAGATCCAGAGCATCCACATGTTCAGGAAGAAATGCAAAAAACCGGCATGCAGGAACATGTGCGTGCCCAGAGTGATGAACCAGTTGGGAGCGTAACCGATTTCCAGTGCCCATGCCGGATCCGTGACCCGGGCCGGGATCATTCCGAACACATGGGTCATCATCAGCAGTTCTCGATGGCTCAGGGAGAGCATCAGAATGAAGATCGCCGTGTTCACGGAAATGATCACCCACATGCCGTAGGACGGTTTGATATTAGGAATATTGTCGCGAAGCGGGATCATGGACTTTCATCCTACTGTTTGGGATTAACCAGGCCGTTAATTTTGCTCAGCAGCCGACGTACCTTTCGGCGACGCAGCCGGCGCAGGATGCCGGTCAGGGCCTCTGCGCGCCGCTGGAGTTGATCAGGGGTGCCCGGATTCTCCACGATCAGATGACAGGCCCGCAGTTTTTTGGCTTCAGGCCATTGCCAGGACTCCACATCTGCCAGCAGCTCTTCATTCCATCCCCGCTTCTCACATAGCCACGCTTTGCGCCGATGCGCATCACACGCAAGACCAACGAGAAGATCAAAACCGGACGTCCATCCGGTTTCCAGAAGCAAGGGCACTTCGGCCACGGCCACCCGGGCGCCACGATGTTTCTCCCAGAAGCATTCCAGGCGATGCCTGGCCAGGGGGTGGATCATGGCTTCGAGTTCGTGCCGCAGATGGGGCGTTTCACGCAAAGCTTGCAGCAGAGCCCGCTTGTCCACCTGGGAGTTCCGGTCGGCAATGAACCTGTCGCCGAAGCGCCGCCGGAGCAATTCCCAGCCGTCCTGCCCCGGCTTGTACAGTTCCGCGATGGCCATGTCCGCGCTCCAAACCGGAATGCCGATTGCGGCCAGATTCTCCAGAAGCAGGCTTTTGCCGCAGCCGGGCATGCCTGTCAGGCCGACGCGCTGGGTGGTTCTGGAACCGACAAGCATGATTCGGGTCATGGCCTTGGGAGGAGGGAGTTGAAAGCGCAGCGGCTCGTGGGTTTGGGGATGAGCGAAACCCAGTTTCCAGGCGTGGAGCATGGGCCGCTCGACGAGCTTGTCGAGGCCGGGAACATCTTTCTGCCAGGCGCGGAAATGGTTTGGGCAGTAGGACGCATCACCCAGCAATGGGTGGCCGACATGCTGCATGTGCACCCGCACCTGATGGGTCCGGCCGCTGAAGATGTGCACCTGCACAAGGCTGAAGCGGTCATGGGCGGCTGACCATAACACCCTGTATTCGCTTTGGGCCGGTTTACCGCCTTTGGGAAGAACCGCCATTCTCGTCTTCCAGGTCGGATGGCGGCCGATGGGAGCGTCAATGAAATCCGTGGCCCGGGGGCGGCCGTGGACCAGAGCCAGATATGTCTTGTCGACTTGACGATCGGCAAAGGAAGCCGCCAGCCGCAACCTTGTCGATTCATTCAGGGCCACTACCATCACTCCGGTGGTGTCCTTGTCCAGGCGGTGGACAATCCCGGGCCTGGCTCCCGCGAGTTCGCTCAGCTCGGGAAAATGATGGATCAGGCGATGAACCAGCGTGCCCATAGCCAGTCCGGGTGCGGGATGGACCACCAGACCAGCGGGCTTGTTCAATACTACGAGGTCTTCGTCAAGGTGAAGAATCCGGAGTTCCCGGTTCTCCGGCTGCAAGTCGCTCTTCATGACGACCACTTCCAGTTCCAGGTGTTCTCCGCGGACAATCCGCCGGCTCGGACGGGTGCATGCCTGGCCGTTGATCCTGGCGTGCCCTTCTTTAATCCAGACTTGAACTTTGGCCCTGGCAACTTCCTGCTCGACGAGTTGATTCGTCCAGAACTGGTCCAGCCTCTGACCTTGGGCCTCCATGGGAGCGATGGCCGTCAAAGGGGCGTCAGCATGTTTCTCATCACTTTGGGGCATGATCGTAGTATTCCAAGTTCGTAAGCGTGCTCATGGAAACGCTCCGGGTGGATCGCCTCGGAAAGAATGGTTGAAAAAAAGTAACTACTCAGCTGGGGTCCGGCTTGCCTTGATTATGCGGCCTCGCAAACTCCTTCGCCGGCTTCGTAACATCGAATCATTGCTTTGAATAAACATCATTTGTACTCCAAATGTACGGCAATGGTTCGATGAACGAATCCTGGCTCAGTCTCACATGCGAGGCCGTAAAACAAGGCAAGCCGGACTAATCCCGTGTACGATTAGAAATTGCTGAATAGTTCAAAAAAATACCCCAGACGATTGTCATCGCCTGGGGTAGAAATAGGAACGGTGATCCGCGTTGTAAACGGCGATGGCCGAGATCGAGCCGTTATTAACCGGGCGCGCGTCCTTGGCTATTCCGTGAGATAGTACTCCACGGTGGTCACTACGCGCAGGGTTTTGTTGATCTGCTTGTGTTCCATTGTATCCGGGGCATTGTCCCGAGGCAGGATCTGGAAAAGTCCTTGCGTGGCCCGGCGGATGCCGCCCAAACGGCTGCCGGCGTCGGCGGCAAACTGCTCGGCGGCAAGACGGGCATTTACCGTGGCTTCAGCGATCATTTCCGGCTTGACGTCGTTGAGTCCGGTGAACAAATAGACAGGACCGCTTGAACCGTACTCCGCACTCAAAACCACGCCGACGTCCACCAGTTCGCTGACCTTTTGGCTGGCAGCCGCAATGAGATCCACGTTTTCCGTGCGGGCGACGAGGATCTGGGTCAGGATGAAGCGCGAATCCAAGGGGCCGGAACGGTAGGCTTGCGCCAAAAGATCCGTCACTTCCAGGGATTGCAGCTCAATGGAGTTTTCGGGCAGACCGTGGCGGACGAAGAACTGGACGATTTTGTTTGCGTCCGCGGTCAGTTGGGCGTGAACCTCCGCCAGATTGTTGCCGGTTGCCACGAAACGCATCGGCCATATTGCCAAGTTGGCCTGAACTTCCGTCTCAGCAAGGCCCCTGACCGTTACGAAACGGTCGTTGAGGCGGCCTTCAATAAATCCCTGTCCGATAAAATAGCCGCCAAAGGACAACCCGACGGCGATCAGCAGCGCAGCGACGAAAAGCTTGAGCGGGGATTCGGACATGTTCGGTCTCCAGTATTTGAGGATTGCCGGCAGTGCGAGGGGCGCCAATGGACGAGAATCAGGACCGGGCTGCCTCGCCAACGCCGCCCCGGACTATCTGGCAGGACTAATAATGTCCGGACGAACGATCCTGATGTCAGCCTTGCGCTGCAACTCTCCGACAAAGGCCTGCAGGAACTCGTTCTGCCTGGATTCGAGCAGGGACTGGCGCCACATGTCGCTCTCTTCGGCCCATTGTTCTTCGGTGGGAGGAAAACGTTCCTCAAGCCTGGCAACAATGAAGGCATCCTGGATCTGGTATACTTCCGGCAGCCATTCACCCACGGCAGCGGCAAAAGATTCAGAGGCCAGATCCGTGTTGAAGCCGAGTCCGGGGATGAATCCCTGCCGTCCAAAGGCGGAACTGCGCTGCAGATCGTCGGGAGAATAGGCTTCATCAGTGTCCGCGCGAATTTGATCAAGAACGCTTTCAGCTCTGCCTTGCGCCGCATCCTTGGCAAGTTCCAGGCGGAGTTGCGTGACGACGCGATCGCGGACTTCATCCAGCGTCCGGACCCGCTGAGGTTCATGGTCGATTCGTTGTGCCAGCAGATAACCGTCGGCCATCAGGATTGGCGTTTGGGTGATTTCCTGATCATCAAGCCCGAACAGGACGGCCACCGCTTCGGGATTCAGATTGAGACCGGCAGGAGACTGCCCCATGGCGAAAAAATTCGATTCTTGGACCTCGAGGTCGAGCTGCTCAGCTATCTGATCCAGCGGAGATCCGACAATCACCTGTTCCATGGCCACATCCAGGGCGTCGGTCATAACCTCCAGGGCATGCTCTTCGGCCAGTCGGGCCCGGATTGTCGCCGCGACCTCTTCCAGGGGGATAGTACTTTCTTCGCGACGTTCCTCCACCTGGATCAAGTGCCATCCAAAGGGGCTTCGCACGGGAGAACTGATTTGCCCGGCCTGGAGTTCGAAGGCCGCATCCTCGAATTCGGCAATCATTTCTCCGCGTCCGAACCAGCCCAGATCTCCGCCCTGGGCAGCGCTGGCGTCCTCGGAATATTCGCGGGCCAAGTCCTCGAAGTTCTCATCGCCCTGGATCCGGACCAGCAAGGCGAGCAGCTGATCGCGAGCCTGATTCTCGGCTTCCTCGGTTGCATCAGAAGGGGTGATCAGGATGTGTCTGGCCCATACCTGTTCAGGTCGGGTGTATTCATGGGATCTGGCATTATAGTAGTCCAGAATTTCTTCCCGGGTCACGGCTGTGGGGTCGGCCAAGGCCGAAGGAGTGATGTTCAGGTAGGCGATGCGCATGCGGGCGGGAATCTGGAAGGCGTTCAAATTGGCTTGATAATGAGCTTCAACGGCTTCCTCGGTGATCTCAAACTGTTCCGCCAGCTCATGGTTCCAGGGAAACGAGAGGTAGCTCAGCACAACCTCTTCTCGGGCAAAGGTGAAAAGGTCGCGGACCTCCTGGTCGGAAACCGCGGCCGGCAGAGTAATGAACTCCTGAAGACGCTGAATCTTCAGGTCCCTGCGGAAATCCGCTTCAAACTGAGCCGGAGTGAGGTTGTACGCTCTCAGGACCGCCCGGTAGGCAACAGGATCAAATTGTTGTTCCTGGTCGTGAAAAACTTCAAGATCGTAAATGGCTTGACGCAGCTCCTGGGTGGAAACACTCAGATTCAGGCGTGCAGCCTCCTGTTCCATGAGCTTGGCATTGACCATCTGGCCGAAGATCTGGCCGCGCATGTCCATGCGCTCCAGTTCGTCAATATTGATCCCTGGATTTTCCCGGCGCAGATTTTCCACGGTCTGCCGGTAGACCCGTTGAAAATCCTCCAGCAAAAGCGGGCTTTCGTTGATTTCCGCCAGGACATTGCCGCGCTCTGAGCGAAAACTGCCCACACCCCAGAAAACAAAGACCAGGATAATA
It encodes:
- a CDS encoding SPL family radical SAM protein, with protein sequence MHNQVYAPNSSLPALPEHLRKLERIWVDKSVLHTAMTQRVLAGVGHLPVEIVDQEQRPKDYDHELGILYLKHYKGRFLRSCPGTSHYHCCGYRIVHIGENCPLSCSYCILQAYFQDRVLKVWANQEDLFGELERAFGEHPQRRLRLGTGEFTDSLTLEPLTGYSRDLVAFLSDYPQVCLELKSKVVNLSWMDQARRPDRVLPAWSMNAPHIQAGEERGSATLEERLQAARYCARSGFRVCLHFDPVIPCNDWEQGYARTVEMIADYLRPEQVAYISLGSLRFMPELKSRIMTNHPSSNYIYAEFITGLDGKQRLLRPLRVRQLRHVAHMLRRAGFEGLYLCMESDEVWQDVLECTPRKLGGLARYLMARVFGAEFSAVTE
- the coaE gene encoding dephospho-CoA kinase (Dephospho-CoA kinase (CoaE) performs the final step in coenzyme A biosynthesis.), producing MPQSDEKHADAPLTAIAPMEAQGQRLDQFWTNQLVEQEVARAKVQVWIKEGHARINGQACTRPSRRIVRGEHLELEVVVMKSDLQPENRELRILHLDEDLVVLNKPAGLVVHPAPGLAMGTLVHRLIHHFPELSELAGARPGIVHRLDKDTTGVMVVALNESTRLRLAASFADRQVDKTYLALVHGRPRATDFIDAPIGRHPTWKTRMAVLPKGGKPAQSEYRVLWSAAHDRFSLVQVHIFSGRTHQVRVHMQHVGHPLLGDASYCPNHFRAWQKDVPGLDKLVERPMLHAWKLGFAHPQTHEPLRFQLPPPKAMTRIMLVGSRTTQRVGLTGMPGCGKSLLLENLAAIGIPVWSADMAIAELYKPGQDGWELLRRRFGDRFIADRNSQVDKRALLQALRETPHLRHELEAMIHPLARHRLECFWEKHRGARVAVAEVPLLLETGWTSGFDLLVGLACDAHRRKAWLCEKRGWNEELLADVESWQWPEAKKLRACHLIVENPGTPDQLQRRAEALTGILRRLRRRKVRRLLSKINGLVNPKQ
- a CDS encoding rhomboid family intramembrane serine protease; translation: MIPLRDNIPNIKPSYGMWVIISVNTAIFILMLSLSHRELLMMTHVFGMIPARVTDPAWALEIGYAPNWFITLGTHMFLHAGFLHFFLNMWMLWIFGDNVEDVMGTVRFLIFYLLCGLGAVLFHLLFNLNSTIPVIGASGAIAGIMGAYLLLYPHARVVAFIPIFFIPYFFEVPAVVFLGIWILIQVISGVTAAIQHEGAQGIAWWAHIGGFVAGMAMIRLFQKRGACIHCTSLEQWFKDHSYSRRGS
- a CDS encoding polysaccharide deacetylase family protein, with the protein product MLAVLMYHDVVHGGGKYANDPEVLRAHLEYVRRNHPVVLPGDPLTSGELSACLTFDDAHVGFFHFVYPMLREMGLRAMVAVSTNFILEDTAVPMEQRLGTSSRNGREGAHFQDTACFCTWKELREMQAGGVVEVACHSAGHVDLTRSGIDLEREIHGAGRKIAEHLETFPQTFVFPLGRVNPSVARVTKRFYPYCMRIGGALNRGWRNPGGLIYRLQGDGLQDERGPLRDLWKPRLRYYWNTLRLR
- a CDS encoding glycosyltransferase family 2 protein — translated: MTKHLSPNISVTILTRDAERLLTECLQALSAFPDIVLLDNGSTDATLAIAAGFANARVFQEPFTGFGPLHNRAAELAVHDWILSIDSDEILTPELAAEIAAQPLDPSCVYSFPMENYFNGRRITCCGWHPDRHVRLFHRGRTRFTDAAVHEGVITTGLREIRLHHPVRHYSYACVADFLAKMQRYSDQFALQHAGRKSSSPTKAVLHGAFAFLKSYILKRGMFHGYEGLLISAYNAHTAFYKYLKLYEANQRRARRPDVP
- a CDS encoding SurA N-terminal domain-containing protein codes for the protein MLDAIRRNAQSWGVKVIFGIIILVFVFWGVGSFRSERGNVLAEINESPLLLEDFQRVYRQTVENLRRENPGINIDELERMDMRGQIFGQMVNAKLMEQEAARLNLSVSTQELRQAIYDLEVFHDQEQQFDPVAYRAVLRAYNLTPAQFEADFRRDLKIQRLQEFITLPAAVSDQEVRDLFTFAREEVVLSYLSFPWNHELAEQFEITEEAVEAHYQANLNAFQIPARMRIAYLNITPSALADPTAVTREEILDYYNARSHEYTRPEQVWARHILITPSDATEEAENQARDQLLALLVRIQGDENFEDLAREYSEDASAAQGGDLGWFGRGEMIAEFEDAAFELQAGQISSPVRSPFGWHLIQVEERREESTIPLEEVAATIRARLAEEHALEVMTDALDVAMEQVIVGSPLDQIAEQLDLEVQESNFFAMGQSPAGLNLNPEAVAVLFGLDDQEITQTPILMADGYLLAQRIDHEPQRVRTLDEVRDRVVTQLRLELAKDAAQGRAESVLDQIRADTDEAYSPDDLQRSSAFGRQGFIPGLGFNTDLASESFAAAVGEWLPEVYQIQDAFIVARLEERFPPTEEQWAEESDMWRQSLLESRQNEFLQAFVGELQRKADIRIVRPDIISPAR
- a CDS encoding SIMPL domain-containing protein: MSESPLKLFVAALLIAVGLSFGGYFIGQGFIEGRLNDRFVTVRGLAETEVQANLAIWPMRFVATGNNLAEVHAQLTADANKIVQFFVRHGLPENSIELQSLEVTDLLAQAYRSGPLDSRFILTQILVARTENVDLIAAASQKVSELVDVGVVLSAEYGSSGPVYLFTGLNDVKPEMIAEATVNARLAAEQFAADAGSRLGGIRRATQGLFQILPRDNAPDTMEHKQINKTLRVVTTVEYYLTE